A single genomic interval of Granulicella tundricola MP5ACTX9 harbors:
- a CDS encoding efflux RND transporter periplasmic adaptor subunit — MDISRPDLKRQKRRRNFLYAASFIAVIAVVGFLILRLKPAIPTVDGPVWTDVVKRGALLRQVRGPGTLVPREDRIRLIPAETEATVIRIRVLPGAKVEPDTILMDLVDPEVQQEMLDAGLQLKAAEADLLNVKARLRSDLMTQQAGAATVSADQKQAALQSQTDKSLYDLGVISGLTYSASKGKADELSQRNDIEHQRYDLNEKAIATQVAVQQTKVAQAQAMLGLRQKQQAALSVRAGIAGVLVDLPHQVGEHVAIGTTLAKVVQPDQLKASLKIPETQARDIQIGQPSEIDTHNGVILGKVMRIDPAVQNGTVTVDVELAGALPQGARPDLSVDGTIDLDRLSDVLYIGRPAVGNENSTISLFRVDADGKTATRVSVKVGRASVNSMEVLSGLNAGDSVILSDMSKWDSTDRVRLQ; from the coding sequence ATGGATATCTCACGACCAGACCTGAAACGCCAGAAACGTCGCCGTAACTTTCTCTACGCCGCCTCTTTTATCGCGGTGATCGCCGTTGTTGGTTTCCTGATCCTTCGATTGAAGCCTGCGATTCCGACGGTCGACGGTCCGGTATGGACTGATGTGGTCAAGCGCGGGGCCTTGCTCCGACAGGTGCGCGGACCCGGCACGCTGGTTCCCCGTGAGGACCGCATCCGGTTGATCCCGGCCGAGACTGAGGCGACGGTGATCCGCATCCGAGTACTGCCGGGCGCAAAGGTCGAACCGGACACGATCCTGATGGACCTGGTGGACCCGGAGGTGCAGCAGGAGATGCTGGATGCCGGACTGCAACTGAAGGCAGCTGAGGCGGACCTGTTGAACGTAAAGGCTCGGCTGCGCAGCGATCTGATGACGCAGCAGGCAGGTGCGGCGACGGTCTCCGCGGATCAGAAGCAGGCAGCGCTGCAATCGCAGACGGACAAGAGTCTCTATGACCTGGGCGTGATCAGTGGATTGACATACTCGGCCTCCAAGGGCAAGGCAGATGAGCTGAGTCAACGCAACGATATCGAGCATCAACGCTACGACCTGAACGAAAAAGCGATTGCGACGCAGGTGGCAGTGCAGCAGACCAAGGTGGCGCAGGCGCAGGCCATGCTGGGGCTGCGGCAGAAGCAGCAGGCTGCGCTGAGCGTACGTGCGGGCATTGCCGGCGTTCTGGTCGATCTTCCACATCAGGTAGGAGAGCATGTGGCGATTGGGACGACGCTTGCGAAGGTCGTGCAGCCAGACCAGTTGAAGGCTTCCCTGAAGATTCCGGAGACACAGGCGCGGGATATCCAGATCGGTCAGCCATCCGAGATCGATACGCATAACGGCGTGATCCTGGGCAAGGTGATGCGAATTGATCCGGCGGTACAGAACGGAACGGTCACCGTTGACGTAGAACTGGCTGGCGCTCTGCCGCAGGGCGCCCGGCCTGACCTGTCCGTGGACGGAACGATCGACCTGGACCGGTTGAGCGATGTGCTCTATATCGGACGGCCGGCTGTGGGCAATGAGAACTCGACGATCTCCCTGTTCCGTGTCGATGCGGACGGAAAGACGGCGACGCGGGTCTCGGTGAAGGTAGGCCGGGCTTCCGTGAACAGCATGGAGGTGTTGTCCGGGCTGAATGCGGGCGACTCCGTCATCCTCTCCGACATGTCCAAGTGGGACTCAACCGACCGCGTAAGACTTCAGTAG
- a CDS encoding ABC transporter ATP-binding protein, whose product MSESLININGLTKVFYTDEIETHALSGIHLGIARGEYVAMSGPSGCGKSTLLSILGLLDTPTGGEYTLNGKQVANLSFAERSRIRNQEIGFIFQSFNLIGDLTVFENVELPLTYRAGMAGSERKDRVSKALERVGMAHRMRHYPAQLSGGQQQRVAVARALAGSPSILLADEPTGNLDSKNGEAVMTLLAELHAEGSTICMVTHDNRFAAHAQRQIHLFDGKVVAEGELAHLLADPIQNPSTISRVTGA is encoded by the coding sequence GTGTCTGAATCTCTGATCAATATCAATGGCTTGACGAAGGTCTTCTACACCGACGAGATTGAGACCCATGCGCTCTCCGGCATTCATCTTGGCATCGCTCGAGGCGAATATGTGGCGATGTCCGGGCCGTCCGGCTGCGGCAAGTCCACACTCCTTTCCATCCTCGGTCTGCTCGATACCCCAACCGGCGGTGAGTACACGCTGAACGGCAAGCAGGTGGCGAACCTGAGCTTTGCCGAGCGGTCGCGGATTCGCAACCAGGAGATCGGCTTCATCTTTCAGAGCTTCAACCTGATCGGCGACCTAACGGTATTCGAAAACGTCGAGCTGCCGCTAACCTACCGCGCAGGCATGGCCGGCTCCGAGCGTAAGGATCGTGTCTCCAAGGCGCTGGAGCGTGTGGGCATGGCGCACCGGATGCGGCATTATCCGGCGCAGCTCTCCGGTGGACAGCAGCAGCGTGTAGCCGTGGCGCGTGCGCTGGCGGGCTCACCCTCCATCCTGCTGGCCGACGAGCCGACCGGAAACCTGGATAGTAAGAACGGTGAGGCCGTGATGACGCTGCTGGCGGAGCTTCACGCGGAAGGCTCAACCATCTGCATGGTGACGCACGATAACCGGTTTGCGGCTCATGCGCAGCGGCAGATTCACCTCTTCGACGGCAAGGTTGTGGCAGAGGGTGAGTTGGCTCACCTGCTCGCCGATCCGATTCAGAATCCCTCCACGATCAGCCGCGTTACAGGAGCGTAG
- a CDS encoding ABC transporter ATP-binding protein: protein MIQLSHLDRTYKAGHSELFVLRNINLTIELGEFVTIMGPSGAGKSTLLNVLAMLDDQWRGEFLFEDAAVHTMNRKQRAELARRRIGMVFQSYHLLEDLTVAENIDLPLSYKDMHRAERQALVADTLDRFSIVGKKDLYPSQLSGGQQQLVGIARAVIHKPALLVADEPTGNLHSAQAAEIMDLFKQLNREGTTVIQVTHSDLNATYGSRTLELRDGWLTRDTAHPDLQRSQNGTQAR from the coding sequence ATGATCCAACTGAGTCATCTCGACCGCACGTACAAAGCCGGGCACAGTGAGCTGTTCGTGCTGCGCAACATCAATCTGACGATTGAGCTCGGCGAGTTCGTCACGATCATGGGGCCATCCGGCGCGGGCAAATCCACGCTGCTGAACGTGCTCGCCATGCTGGACGATCAGTGGCGCGGAGAGTTTCTGTTTGAGGACGCGGCGGTGCATACAATGAACCGCAAACAGCGTGCGGAGCTTGCGCGGCGGCGCATCGGTATGGTCTTCCAGAGCTATCACCTGCTGGAAGATCTCACAGTGGCGGAGAACATTGATCTTCCGCTGTCGTACAAGGACATGCATCGCGCCGAGCGGCAAGCGTTGGTGGCGGATACGCTGGACCGCTTCAGCATCGTAGGCAAGAAGGATCTCTATCCATCGCAGCTATCCGGCGGCCAGCAACAGCTTGTGGGCATTGCGCGTGCGGTGATCCACAAGCCGGCGTTGCTGGTAGCGGATGAGCCCACAGGCAATCTCCACTCCGCGCAGGCCGCGGAGATCATGGATCTGTTCAAGCAGTTGAACCGGGAGGGTACGACGGTGATCCAGGTCACACATTCCGACCTCAATGCCACGTATGGATCACGCACTCTCGAGCTTCGCGATGGATGGCTGACTCGCGATACCGCACACCCCGATCTGCAGCGCAGCCAGAATGGAACCCAGGCCCGATGA
- a CDS encoding MBOAT family O-acyltransferase, with translation MLFNSLKFIFVFLPITMLGFHLLGRYGRRPVIAWLALASVVFYAAWNPIFVLFLLGSILINYLAARIISAAPEDSTRRKQLLAAGISLNLLALFYFKYLYKSVLLLNTFHLTHIAPHPILLPLGISFFTFTQISYLVDLAQGQAERQDFLSYLLFVTFFPHLIAGPILHHKEMMPQFGKILPEDQAANLDEALTPVPPSRQFSLKAADVSLGLTWFLMGLAKKVLIADQLSPTADLAFSHFGSLTATSAWTGLIVYSMQLYFDFSGYSDMALGLARIFSIRFPLNFDSPYKATSVTEYWQRWHMTLTRYITLYLYNPLLLGVQRRRSATGKKISRKALTTPAGFTSMVAYPTLVTMLLTGLWHGAGLQFVIFGLIHGIYLIANQAWRHFRQRIHNAPAPPEPKSIQRLAMMIGVYLQVAFALIFFRSESMHAAITFLHDLAGAHGTGSLGSLLEGTLAFALFPVVWFMPNTQQILGQESSAPSLGTTPTILRDPAPRFFPTLRWSPTIPWAVVMAILFFAVLVVLNPKATFLYFQF, from the coding sequence ATGCTCTTCAACTCACTCAAATTCATCTTCGTCTTTCTGCCGATCACCATGCTCGGCTTCCATCTCCTCGGACGATACGGCCGACGCCCCGTCATCGCGTGGCTCGCCCTTGCCTCGGTCGTCTTCTACGCCGCCTGGAACCCCATCTTCGTTCTCTTCCTTCTCGGCTCCATCCTCATCAACTATCTCGCCGCTCGCATCATCTCCGCGGCACCGGAGGATTCCACCCGCCGCAAGCAGTTACTCGCCGCCGGCATAAGCCTCAACCTTCTCGCCCTCTTCTACTTCAAGTACCTCTATAAATCCGTTCTTCTCCTCAACACGTTCCACCTCACCCACATCGCTCCCCACCCCATCCTTCTGCCTCTTGGAATCTCATTCTTCACCTTCACCCAGATCTCCTACCTCGTCGATCTCGCCCAGGGCCAGGCCGAGCGCCAGGACTTCCTCTCTTATCTCCTTTTCGTCACTTTCTTCCCTCATCTCATCGCCGGCCCAATTCTTCACCACAAGGAGATGATGCCGCAGTTCGGCAAGATCCTCCCGGAAGACCAGGCAGCGAACTTGGATGAAGCTCTCACCCCCGTCCCCCCATCCCGCCAATTCTCCCTCAAAGCAGCCGACGTCTCCCTCGGCCTTACCTGGTTTCTCATGGGACTGGCAAAAAAGGTCCTCATCGCAGACCAGCTCTCCCCCACCGCCGACCTCGCCTTCTCCCACTTCGGCTCCCTCACCGCCACCTCCGCATGGACCGGCCTCATCGTCTACTCCATGCAGCTTTACTTCGATTTCTCCGGCTACTCCGACATGGCCCTGGGCCTCGCCCGCATCTTCTCCATCCGCTTCCCCCTCAACTTCGACTCCCCCTACAAAGCCACCAGCGTCACCGAGTACTGGCAGCGCTGGCATATGACCCTCACCCGCTACATTACCCTCTACCTCTACAACCCGCTTCTCCTTGGCGTGCAGCGCCGTCGTTCCGCCACTGGCAAGAAGATCTCCCGCAAGGCCCTCACCACACCAGCCGGTTTCACCTCGATGGTCGCCTACCCCACCCTCGTCACCATGCTCCTTACCGGCCTCTGGCACGGGGCCGGTCTGCAGTTCGTCATCTTCGGCCTCATCCACGGCATCTACCTCATCGCCAACCAGGCCTGGCGACACTTCCGCCAGCGCATCCACAACGCTCCCGCCCCACCCGAGCCCAAAAGCATACAACGTCTCGCCATGATGATCGGCGTCTATCTCCAGGTAGCCTTCGCCCTCATCTTCTTCCGGTCGGAGTCCATGCACGCAGCCATCACCTTCCTGCACGATCTAGCCGGAGCCCACGGCACAGGCTCCCTCGGCAGTCTGCTTGAAGGCACTCTCGCCTTTGCCCTCTTCCCCGTCGTCTGGTTCATGCCCAACACCCAGCAGATACTAGGCCAGGAGTCCTCAGCCCCCAGCCTCGGAACCACACCAACCATCCTCCGGGACCCCGCCCCGCGCTTCTTCCCCACCCTCCGCTGGTCTCCCACCATCCCTTGGGCCGTCGTCATGGCAATCCTCTTCTTCGCCGTCCTCGTAGTCCTGAACCCGAAGGCCACCTTCCTCTACTTCCAGTTCTGA
- a CDS encoding ABC transporter permease, whose protein sequence is MQTALQDLRFAFRQLRRTPGFAITAILTLALGIGANTAIFSLLDQALLRSLPVSDAGKLVVLQGTKSPWNGGTSDSGGDTDAYFSYPMYKDLRDQNQVFSGLIGTSPANAAFRHDNDTHSIDAEMVTGNYFTVLGVQPFLGRMFTQTDDGAVNANPLVVVSYDFWRNQLASDTHIIGSSVSLNDHPFQVIGVAAPSFHSAVWGQTPAVFVPMAMIGQMTTHSGGLDDHKYRWMNILGRMKPGFSAAQAASGVAPLWHSLRAEELKNLGTVTPRFIAGFLTKSRLLVLPGARGFSYKRPNLETPFLAVMAMAVLVLLISAVNVASLLLVRSASRIKEFSLRAALGARIGRIVTQLLMEGLLIGIGGGAIGLLLAPIALRVLVNQLADPDSGTPFSAGIDGRVLLFNFGVAVLVSLIFSLAPALQLRHLNLTSTLRESSSTGSGSLLSLRRLVVCLQIGLSVILLVASGLFLRTMQSLRSVEVGFNTAHLFTFETNLSQAGYAAEARPALNQRIMASLQAIPGVTGVAATDDPELTGNHNMNSAGVAGYQPPPDDSFSIEDPTISADYLNVMQVPLLAGRIFNEQDTVDHPKVAVVNQAFAKHFCGSVEACVGRQMAMTDGFGSTPKMDTTIVGVVRDAKHGGMREDVTATCYRPLHQSPRSADLYFYLRYNGSSSDVLSAVRSTMRQIDPGLALSSVRTMDEQIDQNLSNERMIALLATSFGCLATLLAGVGLYGVLAYSTAQRTREIGIRMALGSTRLAVSRLVLTDVLKLAALGVVVAIPVAMALSSLIRTQLYGVSPADPLILGTVVGLIALVALLAATIPARRAASIEPTSALRTE, encoded by the coding sequence ATGCAGACTGCTCTACAAGACCTACGTTTTGCATTTCGGCAGCTTCGCCGCACCCCCGGCTTCGCCATCACGGCGATTCTTACGCTGGCCCTTGGGATTGGCGCGAACACGGCTATCTTTTCCTTGCTGGATCAGGCGCTGCTGCGGTCTCTGCCGGTGAGCGACGCGGGAAAACTGGTTGTGCTTCAAGGCACGAAAAGTCCCTGGAACGGCGGCACCAGTGACTCGGGCGGTGATACTGACGCTTATTTTTCCTATCCCATGTACAAGGACCTGAGAGACCAGAACCAGGTTTTCTCCGGCTTGATCGGGACGTCTCCGGCAAATGCTGCTTTCCGGCACGATAACGATACGCACTCCATCGATGCGGAGATGGTGACGGGAAATTATTTCACCGTGCTGGGCGTTCAACCCTTCCTGGGACGGATGTTTACGCAGACCGATGATGGAGCCGTGAATGCGAATCCGCTGGTGGTGGTGAGCTACGACTTCTGGCGAAATCAATTGGCTTCGGACACCCACATCATCGGGTCTTCTGTGTCTCTGAACGACCATCCTTTTCAGGTCATCGGGGTGGCGGCTCCGAGCTTTCACAGTGCGGTATGGGGACAGACTCCCGCGGTCTTTGTGCCCATGGCGATGATCGGCCAGATGACAACCCATTCCGGTGGTCTGGACGACCACAAGTACCGCTGGATGAACATCCTGGGCCGGATGAAGCCAGGATTTTCGGCAGCACAGGCAGCGTCCGGCGTGGCTCCTTTGTGGCACTCGCTACGAGCAGAGGAGTTGAAGAATCTGGGTACGGTGACGCCGCGCTTCATCGCGGGATTCCTGACCAAGAGCCGGCTGCTGGTGTTGCCGGGAGCACGGGGTTTTTCCTACAAGCGTCCTAATCTGGAGACGCCGTTTCTGGCCGTAATGGCGATGGCCGTGTTGGTGCTACTGATCTCCGCAGTCAACGTGGCTAGCCTTTTGCTGGTGCGGTCCGCGAGCCGCATCAAAGAGTTTTCTCTGCGGGCCGCGCTGGGTGCACGGATCGGCCGCATCGTGACACAACTGCTGATGGAAGGGCTGCTCATCGGAATTGGTGGCGGTGCAATCGGTCTGCTGCTTGCGCCGATCGCTTTGCGTGTGCTGGTGAACCAGTTGGCTGACCCCGACTCCGGGACCCCGTTCTCCGCAGGCATCGATGGTCGAGTGCTGCTGTTCAACTTCGGTGTGGCAGTTCTGGTCTCCCTGATCTTCTCGCTGGCTCCGGCTCTGCAGCTACGGCATCTGAATTTGACGTCCACTCTGCGCGAGTCCAGTTCGACCGGCTCCGGTTCCCTGCTGAGCCTGCGGCGTCTGGTGGTATGCCTGCAGATTGGTCTGAGCGTTATTCTGCTGGTGGCCTCTGGGCTGTTTCTTCGCACGATGCAGAGTCTGCGTTCCGTGGAAGTGGGCTTCAATACGGCACATCTCTTCACATTTGAGACCAATTTGTCCCAGGCTGGATACGCCGCGGAGGCCAGGCCGGCACTCAATCAGCGCATCATGGCCTCCCTGCAAGCGATCCCTGGAGTTACGGGAGTTGCCGCGACTGATGATCCGGAGCTGACGGGCAATCACAATATGAACAGCGCCGGGGTGGCGGGCTATCAGCCACCGCCGGATGACTCGTTCAGCATCGAAGATCCTACGATCAGCGCCGATTACCTGAACGTCATGCAAGTTCCCCTGCTTGCGGGCCGGATCTTCAACGAACAGGATACTGTGGATCATCCCAAGGTGGCGGTGGTGAATCAAGCCTTCGCCAAGCATTTCTGTGGGTCGGTCGAGGCCTGCGTCGGACGCCAGATGGCGATGACCGATGGCTTCGGAAGTACACCCAAGATGGACACAACGATCGTAGGTGTGGTTCGCGACGCAAAACATGGCGGCATGCGCGAGGATGTGACCGCCACCTGCTACCGCCCGCTGCATCAATCCCCCAGGTCCGCCGATCTGTACTTCTATCTGCGATACAACGGCAGTTCCTCGGACGTCCTGTCCGCTGTCAGGAGCACGATGCGTCAGATCGATCCGGGGCTGGCGTTGAGCAGCGTGCGAACGATGGACGAACAGATCGATCAGAACCTCTCGAACGAACGTATGATCGCGCTCCTGGCGACCTCCTTCGGCTGCCTGGCTACACTGCTGGCGGGAGTGGGTCTCTACGGCGTGCTTGCCTACTCTACGGCGCAGCGGACGCGTGAGATCGGCATCCGCATGGCGCTGGGTTCTACGCGGCTTGCAGTCTCCCGCTTGGTACTGACGGATGTTCTGAAGCTGGCGGCTTTGGGCGTGGTGGTGGCGATTCCGGTTGCCATGGCGTTGAGCAGCCTGATCCGCACGCAGCTCTATGGCGTCTCCCCCGCTGATCCTTTGATCCTCGGCACGGTTGTCGGGCTCATCGCGCTGGTGGCCTTGCTCGCTGCGACGATTCCCGCACGGCGCGCGGCTTCGATTGAACCAACTTCAGCGCTTCGCACCGAGTAA
- a CDS encoding IclR family transcriptional regulator domain-containing protein, whose translation MPLSSRLAPPPALGKDAPAAPPAAPRPTPASSLDIYQGDPNFMTSLARGLIVIQAFTQQSPQMTISQLSVKTGLSRAAVRRCLYTLTKLGFAGAEDGQRYSLRPRMLSLSHTYTTSSTLSTSAQPVLERMSSTFRESFSVATLDGDDIVYIARTQVASRVMAVDLHIGSRLPAYCTSMGRVLLAYLPPDQLEQYLARVDLIPHTTRTITTVDKLRLALRSVRRLGYALVDQELEVGLRSLAVPVYAPNGRVVATVNLSGNAPRLPVFDMQTHFLTPLRNAATEIGSFLR comes from the coding sequence ATGCCACTCTCGTCCCGCCTTGCACCACCCCCCGCTCTCGGAAAAGATGCCCCCGCCGCCCCTCCCGCAGCGCCCCGCCCCACCCCAGCCTCCAGCCTGGACATCTACCAGGGCGATCCAAACTTCATGACCTCGCTCGCACGCGGTCTCATCGTCATCCAGGCCTTCACCCAGCAGAGCCCCCAGATGACCATCTCGCAGCTCTCGGTCAAAACCGGCCTCTCTCGCGCCGCCGTCCGTCGCTGCCTCTACACCCTCACCAAGCTCGGTTTCGCGGGCGCAGAAGACGGCCAGCGCTACTCCCTCCGTCCGCGCATGCTCTCGCTCTCCCATACCTACACCACCTCATCCACCCTCTCCACCTCCGCCCAGCCTGTCTTAGAGCGCATGTCTTCCACCTTCCGCGAGTCCTTCTCAGTTGCCACGCTCGACGGTGACGACATCGTCTACATTGCCCGCACCCAGGTCGCCAGCCGAGTCATGGCCGTAGACCTACACATCGGATCCCGCCTCCCTGCCTACTGCACCTCCATGGGCCGCGTCCTGCTGGCGTATCTCCCCCCGGACCAGCTTGAGCAATACCTCGCCCGCGTCGATCTCATCCCCCACACCACCCGCACCATCACCACCGTCGACAAGCTCCGTCTCGCTCTCCGCAGCGTCCGCCGCCTCGGCTACGCTCTCGTCGACCAGGAGCTCGAAGTAGGCCTCCGTTCCCTCGCGGTCCCCGTTTACGCCCCCAATGGCCGAGTCGTCGCTACCGTCAATCTCTCCGGCAACGCCCCCCGCCTCCCCGTCTTTGACATGCAGACCCACTTCCTCACGCCCCTTCGCAACGCGGCCACTGAAATAGGTTCCTTCCTGAGATAA
- a CDS encoding ABC transporter permease produces the protein MLPFASDLRFAIRQLRRSPGFSLLAIVTMALAIGVSTAVFSVLDAMVVRPLPYKNPDSIVVLRTWSPQGYGQPASWLQYLDWRRENKTLSALAGYGMDSINMESGQSATPVRAVSGTDNFFDVFGVQPMLGRTFRTGEDKAGHNDVVVLSYELWKQTFGADRNIVGSKIRLDGTPTEVIGVMPAGFRYPLSVSNALYRPFHLPATRIATRGQHFLPTIGRLKDGVTMSQAEADMGQVFQNLGRLYPDEAGRRVHLLSESEASLGKTGGPLRVLVLSVFGVLIIGCVNIAGLLLVRGVRRQREFALRSAIGAGRGRIVRQLLTESAVLSLAGAAGGVLLAAGMLQVMRQLLISSLSRGADVELNLPVLAAAVVIALVTGLTAGTLPALQFSRLAPAMALRSGGAAGSSLGQNRLRFTLIAVQIAIAMGLLVCSGLLLRNLHDMRSTSLGFSPDKLLTEEVTLTAANYVGRDMVTSFYNPLLERVRALPGVAGAGMINLLPIQESGSNGDMHIVGKPPLAPNQEMLAEIRSISPGALEAIGAHLIKGRTISGSVDHAGAPINVTVNEAFVHKFFSPGEEAVGRQIDWGNDKITIVGVMSNLRQDLGQPSMAEMDLPAAQIPAEYASSELLHMTLVVQVANGDPASVSNALREAMHQIDPSVPFRAPLTMNQVVAETLTFERLESWLFGIFAVLALTLSLVGIYGMVHHEVELQTRDIGIRMALGSSRTRVVRQILTRVTLLLTAGLGCGWLLTLAMQRTISSVVELHATQNASLLGGLTLVLAFFGVAAGLLPARRAASISPTEALRAE, from the coding sequence ATGCTGCCCTTTGCCTCCGATCTTCGATTTGCCATCCGTCAACTGCGTCGTTCCCCGGGCTTCTCCCTGCTTGCGATCGTCACGATGGCGCTGGCAATCGGAGTTTCGACGGCAGTGTTCAGCGTGCTGGATGCGATGGTGGTGCGTCCCCTGCCGTACAAGAATCCGGACTCGATTGTGGTGCTGCGGACCTGGTCACCGCAGGGCTATGGACAGCCGGCCTCATGGCTGCAGTACCTGGACTGGAGACGTGAGAACAAGACCCTCAGCGCGCTGGCCGGGTATGGCATGGATTCCATCAACATGGAGTCCGGGCAGAGTGCGACGCCAGTGCGTGCCGTGTCTGGGACGGATAACTTCTTCGACGTCTTTGGCGTTCAGCCAATGCTGGGACGGACGTTCCGCACGGGCGAGGATAAGGCAGGACACAACGATGTTGTGGTGCTGTCGTACGAGCTCTGGAAACAGACGTTTGGAGCGGACAGAAACATCGTGGGGTCAAAGATCCGGCTGGATGGCACGCCAACCGAGGTGATCGGGGTGATGCCGGCAGGCTTCCGTTATCCCCTTTCCGTGAGCAACGCGCTATATCGTCCGTTTCATCTTCCGGCCACGCGGATTGCGACACGCGGACAACACTTTCTGCCGACGATCGGCCGCCTGAAGGATGGCGTGACGATGTCGCAGGCGGAAGCCGATATGGGCCAGGTATTTCAGAACCTGGGCAGGCTTTATCCGGATGAGGCCGGACGCCGGGTCCATCTGCTCTCCGAGTCCGAAGCCAGCTTGGGCAAGACGGGCGGCCCTCTGCGCGTGCTGGTGCTTTCCGTGTTCGGCGTGCTGATCATTGGGTGCGTGAACATTGCGGGTCTGCTGCTGGTCCGGGGCGTGAGGCGGCAGCGTGAGTTCGCGTTACGGTCTGCAATTGGGGCTGGACGCGGGCGCATCGTGCGGCAGTTACTGACTGAGTCCGCGGTGCTTTCGTTGGCCGGTGCCGCGGGCGGCGTGTTGCTGGCCGCAGGGATGCTGCAGGTGATGCGTCAGCTTCTGATCAGTTCCCTCTCTCGTGGTGCGGATGTGGAGTTGAACCTGCCCGTGCTGGCGGCAGCGGTGGTGATAGCACTTGTGACAGGGCTGACAGCGGGAACGCTTCCGGCGCTGCAGTTCTCACGCCTGGCACCTGCGATGGCGCTGCGCTCAGGCGGGGCTGCAGGGTCGAGCCTGGGGCAGAATCGTCTGAGGTTCACATTGATCGCGGTGCAGATAGCCATTGCGATGGGTCTGCTGGTCTGCTCCGGGCTGCTGCTGCGGAACCTGCATGACATGCGTTCGACGTCACTGGGCTTCTCCCCGGACAAGCTGCTCACCGAAGAGGTGACCCTGACGGCCGCAAACTACGTTGGCCGCGATATGGTGACGAGCTTCTACAACCCTCTGCTGGAGCGGGTGAGAGCGCTGCCGGGCGTGGCGGGCGCAGGCATGATCAACCTCCTGCCGATCCAGGAATCCGGCTCCAACGGAGACATGCACATCGTGGGCAAGCCACCACTGGCTCCGAACCAGGAGATGCTGGCAGAGATCCGGAGTATCTCGCCGGGCGCGCTGGAGGCGATCGGCGCGCACCTGATCAAGGGCCGCACAATCAGCGGATCGGTCGATCACGCGGGTGCGCCGATCAACGTGACGGTCAACGAAGCCTTTGTCCACAAGTTCTTTTCACCCGGCGAAGAGGCTGTAGGGCGGCAGATCGATTGGGGAAACGACAAGATCACGATCGTTGGAGTGATGTCGAATCTGCGCCAAGACCTTGGACAGCCTTCAATGGCGGAGATGGATCTTCCCGCCGCACAGATTCCCGCGGAGTACGCGTCAAGCGAGCTTCTCCACATGACGCTGGTGGTGCAGGTTGCAAACGGCGACCCCGCCTCAGTCTCAAACGCACTCCGCGAGGCGATGCACCAGATCGATCCTTCAGTACCTTTCCGAGCGCCGTTGACGATGAACCAGGTTGTGGCTGAGACCCTGACATTCGAGCGGCTGGAGTCATGGTTGTTCGGAATCTTCGCCGTGCTGGCCCTGACGCTTTCACTAGTCGGAATCTACGGCATGGTTCATCACGAGGTCGAACTTCAGACGCGCGACATCGGCATCCGCATGGCGTTGGGCTCATCGAGAACGCGGGTCGTACGCCAGATCCTGACGCGGGTCACGCTGCTGCTGACGGCGGGACTTGGCTGTGGATGGCTACTGACGCTTGCGATGCAGCGGACAATCAGTTCCGTCGTGGAGCTGCATGCGACGCAAAACGCTAGCCTGTTGGGCGGTCTCACCCTTGTGCTTGCTTTCTTCGGCGTTGCGGCAGGTCTTCTGCCGGCTCGGCGCGCCGCCTCCATCTCTCCCACCGAAGCGCTTCGCGCTGAGTAG